In Notamacropus eugenii isolate mMacEug1 chromosome 1, mMacEug1.pri_v2, whole genome shotgun sequence, one genomic interval encodes:
- the PTAR1 gene encoding protein prenyltransferase alpha subunit repeat-containing protein 1 isoform X5: MAESTEEVAVLVQRVVKDINNAFKRNPHIIDRCHMYPAASKPRLYHCMEREVWHPHQEFDQISEVTRWVLQQLIQENSLPTFVKKENLATFPTEGVEQIVQEEIEVCGEAAGRYPSNYNAWSHRIWVLQHLAKLDVKILLDELSSTKHWASMHVSDHSGFHYRQFLLKSLISQTVTDSAILEQSPLVSEQIPDLPKDDDEEDATAERHRVVDLSRLLEEEVELSTDLIDNYPGHETLWCHRRHVFYLQHHLNSKLAHSLMRLSPVDSSGGTLNDLNLSPAATRMTQAMDVDGLNDSNKHGYSQETKRLKRTPAQDSLGMEMEHRFIEQILSTCRNVEQARFANAYRKWLVTLSQ, encoded by the exons aATTGATAGATGTCACATGTACCCTGCTGCTTCTAAACCCAGACTTTACCACTGCATGGAACGTGAGGTATGGCACCCGCATCAAGAGTTTGACCAGATTTCCGAAGTCAC GCGATGGGTGCTACAACAACTAATTCAGGAAAACTCCTTACCTACTTTTGTGAAGAAAGAGAACTTGGCAACGTTTCCCACAGAAGGAGTAGAGCAAATAGTGCAAGAGGAGATTGAGGTGTGTGGTGAAGCTGCTGGGAGATACCCAAGCAACTACAACGCCTGGTCTCATCGGATCTGGGTCTTGCAGCACTTGGCCAAGCTGGACGTAAAG ATTCTTCTTGATGAACTGTCTTCCACCAAACATTGGGCATCCATGCATGTTTCAGATCACAGTGGATTTCACTACCGCCAGTTCTTATTAAAGTCCTTGATCAGCCAAACTGTGACAGACAGTGCTATATTGGAACAGAGCCCTTTGGTAAGTGAGCAAATCCCAGACCTTCcaaaagatgatgatgaagaagacgCGACAGCAGAGCGCCACAGGGTGGTGGATCTTTCCCGTCTTCTAGAGGAAGAAGTTGAACTTAGCACAGATCTCATTGATAACTACCCAGGACATGAAACACTCTGGTGTCATAG GCGGCATGTGTTCTACCTTCAGCACCACTTAAACAGTAAACTTGCTCACAGCCTGATGCGACTGTCACCCGTGGACAGCAGTGGTGGGACTTTAAATGACTTAAATCTCAGCCCAGCAGCCACTCGCATGACTCAAGCCATGGATGTGGATGGCTTAAATGACTCTAACAAGCACGGCTATTCCCAAGAAACTAAGCGGCTAAAACGGACACCAGCTCAGGACTCCCTTGGCATGGAAATGGAACACAGGTTCATTGAACAGATTCTGTCCACCTGCCGAAACGTGGAGCAAGCCAGGTTTGCTAATGCTTACAGGAAATGGCTGGTTACTCTGAGTCAGTGA
- the PTAR1 gene encoding protein prenyltransferase alpha subunit repeat-containing protein 1 isoform X4, which yields MYPAASKPRLYHCMEREVWHPHQEFDQISEVTKELILSGTLNPIKDLHLGKLALTKFPKSPETWIHRRWVLQQLIQENSLPTFVKKENLATFPTEGVEQIVQEEIEVCGEAAGRYPSNYNAWSHRIWVLQHLAKLDVKILLDELSSTKHWASMHVSDHSGFHYRQFLLKSLISQTVTDSAILEQSPLVSEQIPDLPKDDDEEDATAERHRVVDLSRLLEEEVELSTDLIDNYPGHETLWCHRRHVFYLQHHLNSKLAHSLMRLSPVDSSGGTLNDLNLSPAATRMTQAMDVDGLNDSNKHGYSQETKRLKRTPAQDSLGMEMEHRFIEQILSTCRNVEQARFANAYRKWLVTLSQ from the exons ATGTACCCTGCTGCTTCTAAACCCAGACTTTACCACTGCATGGAACGTGAGGTATGGCACCCGCATCAAGAGTTTGACCAGATTTCCGAAGTCAC gAAAGAGCTAATCCTGTCTGGCACTTTAAATCCAATTAAGGACTTGCATCTGGGAAAACTGGCCTTAACTAAGTTTCCAAAGAGTCCAGAAACATGGATTCACAG GCGATGGGTGCTACAACAACTAATTCAGGAAAACTCCTTACCTACTTTTGTGAAGAAAGAGAACTTGGCAACGTTTCCCACAGAAGGAGTAGAGCAAATAGTGCAAGAGGAGATTGAGGTGTGTGGTGAAGCTGCTGGGAGATACCCAAGCAACTACAACGCCTGGTCTCATCGGATCTGGGTCTTGCAGCACTTGGCCAAGCTGGACGTAAAG ATTCTTCTTGATGAACTGTCTTCCACCAAACATTGGGCATCCATGCATGTTTCAGATCACAGTGGATTTCACTACCGCCAGTTCTTATTAAAGTCCTTGATCAGCCAAACTGTGACAGACAGTGCTATATTGGAACAGAGCCCTTTGGTAAGTGAGCAAATCCCAGACCTTCcaaaagatgatgatgaagaagacgCGACAGCAGAGCGCCACAGGGTGGTGGATCTTTCCCGTCTTCTAGAGGAAGAAGTTGAACTTAGCACAGATCTCATTGATAACTACCCAGGACATGAAACACTCTGGTGTCATAG GCGGCATGTGTTCTACCTTCAGCACCACTTAAACAGTAAACTTGCTCACAGCCTGATGCGACTGTCACCCGTGGACAGCAGTGGTGGGACTTTAAATGACTTAAATCTCAGCCCAGCAGCCACTCGCATGACTCAAGCCATGGATGTGGATGGCTTAAATGACTCTAACAAGCACGGCTATTCCCAAGAAACTAAGCGGCTAAAACGGACACCAGCTCAGGACTCCCTTGGCATGGAAATGGAACACAGGTTCATTGAACAGATTCTGTCCACCTGCCGAAACGTGGAGCAAGCCAGGTTTGCTAATGCTTACAGGAAATGGCTGGTTACTCTGAGTCAGTGA
- the PTAR1 gene encoding protein prenyltransferase alpha subunit repeat-containing protein 1 isoform X2 codes for MAESTEEVAVLVQRVVKDINNAFKRNPHIIDRCHMYPAASKPRLYHCMEREVWHPHQEFDQISEVTKELILSGTLNPIKDLHLGKLALTKFPKSPETWIHRRWVLQQLIQENSLPTFVKKENLATFPTEGVEQIVQEEIEVCGEAAGRYPSNYNAWSHRIWVLQHLAKLDVKILLDELSSTKHWASMHVSDHSGFHYRQFLLKSLISQTVTDSAILEQSPLVSEQIPDLPKDDDEEDATAERHRVVDLSRLLEEEVELSTDLIDNYPGHETLWCHRRHVFYLQHHLNSKLAHSLMRLSPVDSSGGTLNDLNLSPAATRMTQAMDVDGLNDSNKHGYSQETKRLKRTPAQDSLGMEMEHRFIEQILSTCRNVEQARFANAYRKWLVTLSQ; via the exons aATTGATAGATGTCACATGTACCCTGCTGCTTCTAAACCCAGACTTTACCACTGCATGGAACGTGAGGTATGGCACCCGCATCAAGAGTTTGACCAGATTTCCGAAGTCAC gAAAGAGCTAATCCTGTCTGGCACTTTAAATCCAATTAAGGACTTGCATCTGGGAAAACTGGCCTTAACTAAGTTTCCAAAGAGTCCAGAAACATGGATTCACAG GCGATGGGTGCTACAACAACTAATTCAGGAAAACTCCTTACCTACTTTTGTGAAGAAAGAGAACTTGGCAACGTTTCCCACAGAAGGAGTAGAGCAAATAGTGCAAGAGGAGATTGAGGTGTGTGGTGAAGCTGCTGGGAGATACCCAAGCAACTACAACGCCTGGTCTCATCGGATCTGGGTCTTGCAGCACTTGGCCAAGCTGGACGTAAAG ATTCTTCTTGATGAACTGTCTTCCACCAAACATTGGGCATCCATGCATGTTTCAGATCACAGTGGATTTCACTACCGCCAGTTCTTATTAAAGTCCTTGATCAGCCAAACTGTGACAGACAGTGCTATATTGGAACAGAGCCCTTTGGTAAGTGAGCAAATCCCAGACCTTCcaaaagatgatgatgaagaagacgCGACAGCAGAGCGCCACAGGGTGGTGGATCTTTCCCGTCTTCTAGAGGAAGAAGTTGAACTTAGCACAGATCTCATTGATAACTACCCAGGACATGAAACACTCTGGTGTCATAG GCGGCATGTGTTCTACCTTCAGCACCACTTAAACAGTAAACTTGCTCACAGCCTGATGCGACTGTCACCCGTGGACAGCAGTGGTGGGACTTTAAATGACTTAAATCTCAGCCCAGCAGCCACTCGCATGACTCAAGCCATGGATGTGGATGGCTTAAATGACTCTAACAAGCACGGCTATTCCCAAGAAACTAAGCGGCTAAAACGGACACCAGCTCAGGACTCCCTTGGCATGGAAATGGAACACAGGTTCATTGAACAGATTCTGTCCACCTGCCGAAACGTGGAGCAAGCCAGGTTTGCTAATGCTTACAGGAAATGGCTGGTTACTCTGAGTCAGTGA